The following coding sequences are from one Paenibacillus tundrae window:
- a CDS encoding AAA family ATPase has product MDIQGMEQMNKQLLNHVGQVIVGKENTMELVLTAIIASGHVLLEDVPGTGKTMLAKSVAASLDCTFQRIQFTPDLLPSDLTGIHFFNQKTGDFEFRPGPLFANLVLADEINRATPRTQSSLLECMEERQISIDGSTRQLEHPFIVIATQNPIDNQGTFPLPEAQMDRFMMKIRMGYPTEGESVEILRRTVASRSVADLSSIITREQLLEAQQTYKSVQIDEDLLTYIIQLTEETRKHPELSLGVSPRGAQALLKASQAWAALHGRDYVLPDDIKGLAEPVLAHRLVFRNRMRQQEGMAERIIQDILNNVQVPTENMTAGSGR; this is encoded by the coding sequence ATGGATATTCAAGGAATGGAGCAGATGAACAAACAACTGTTGAATCATGTGGGCCAGGTGATTGTAGGGAAAGAGAATACGATGGAGCTGGTGTTAACGGCCATTATTGCCTCAGGTCATGTCTTACTTGAAGATGTACCAGGTACAGGTAAAACAATGCTAGCCAAGTCAGTAGCTGCTTCGCTCGATTGTACGTTCCAACGCATCCAGTTCACACCGGATTTGCTACCGTCAGATCTCACAGGTATTCATTTCTTCAACCAGAAAACAGGAGATTTCGAGTTCAGACCAGGTCCACTGTTTGCCAACCTTGTTCTTGCGGATGAGATCAATCGGGCTACGCCGCGAACCCAGTCCAGCTTATTGGAGTGTATGGAGGAAAGGCAGATTAGTATTGATGGTTCCACAAGGCAGCTTGAACACCCGTTTATAGTCATTGCGACGCAAAATCCGATTGATAACCAAGGAACCTTTCCTCTGCCAGAAGCGCAGATGGATCGATTTATGATGAAGATTCGTATGGGCTACCCAACCGAAGGTGAGAGCGTAGAGATTTTGAGACGTACTGTGGCAAGCCGCTCCGTGGCTGATCTATCGAGTATTATCACGCGAGAGCAGCTACTTGAAGCCCAACAGACCTATAAGTCTGTACAGATCGATGAGGATCTGCTGACGTATATCATTCAGCTCACAGAAGAAACTCGCAAGCATCCAGAGCTGTCTCTAGGCGTTAGTCCTCGAGGAGCGCAGGCTCTACTTAAGGCGAGCCAAGCATGGGCTGCTTTGCATGGCAGAGATTACGTTCTACCAGACGATATCAAAGGCTTGGCAGAGCCAGTACTTGCACATCGTTTGGTGTTCCGTAATCGGATGCGCCAGCAGGAAGGAATGGCAGAACGTATCATTCAGGATATTCTGAACAACGTTCAAGTACCGACGGAGAACATGACTGCTGGCAGTGGGCGATAA
- a CDS encoding DUF58 domain-containing protein, with amino-acid sequence MDLLWLVVVGGIVLGIHGLWFGRSALRKLTYSREFSKSRCYAGDELEMVETIANEKRVSVPWLRLEAMLPGSFVFRTGSGMAISQGEIYQNHKSIFTLKPFTRITRKHPVVCSRRGIYTMQSVTMTGGDLFGVWRTSKLIPMQLSMIVYPSLIRPEDLPAIYQVWQGEVEVSRWIVEDPFLILGVRPYGAGDPMNRIHWKASARTGELQVYKQGWTADPQSWIVVNIQESADMWSVVTKPETIEQALRYAATAVVDAIERGLPAGFAHNGYRIGGGHEPLRIEPDYGTPHLELLLEAMAEIELKCMVPMEQFLRDEVLRNEEAHQARSYLLITTYVSPAMENEIARLHEQGHRVTILPVEQVTTSNKAVSA; translated from the coding sequence ATGGATTTGCTATGGTTAGTCGTTGTTGGCGGCATTGTTCTAGGTATACATGGCTTGTGGTTTGGACGCTCTGCATTACGTAAGCTCACGTATTCAAGAGAGTTTAGTAAATCACGCTGTTATGCTGGCGATGAGTTGGAGATGGTAGAGACCATAGCTAATGAGAAGCGTGTGTCTGTACCTTGGCTTCGTCTTGAAGCCATGCTACCAGGATCATTTGTTTTCCGTACCGGTTCAGGTATGGCGATTAGTCAAGGTGAGATCTATCAGAATCATAAGAGTATCTTTACTTTGAAACCGTTTACTCGTATTACACGCAAGCATCCTGTGGTATGCAGTCGCCGTGGGATATATACGATGCAGAGCGTTACAATGACAGGTGGGGATCTTTTTGGGGTATGGCGTACCTCGAAGCTTATTCCCATGCAGCTGTCCATGATTGTGTACCCCTCCTTGATTCGGCCTGAGGATCTACCGGCCATTTATCAAGTATGGCAGGGAGAGGTAGAGGTGTCCCGCTGGATTGTGGAGGATCCTTTTCTGATCCTAGGTGTACGTCCGTATGGTGCCGGTGACCCCATGAATCGAATACACTGGAAAGCTAGTGCGCGTACAGGGGAATTGCAGGTGTATAAGCAGGGCTGGACAGCAGATCCACAATCATGGATTGTAGTCAATATTCAGGAATCCGCAGACATGTGGAGTGTGGTGACTAAGCCCGAGACGATCGAACAAGCTCTTCGTTATGCTGCAACTGCAGTTGTGGATGCCATTGAGCGTGGCCTACCAGCGGGTTTTGCCCATAATGGTTATCGAATAGGCGGCGGACATGAGCCATTAAGGATCGAACCAGACTATGGTACCCCTCATTTGGAGTTACTGTTGGAAGCAATGGCGGAGATCGAATTGAAATGTATGGTGCCCATGGAGCAGTTCTTACGCGATGAGGTGTTACGTAATGAAGAAGCGCATCAGGCGAGAAGTTATCTATTGATTACAACATATGTGTCTCCAGCCATGGAGAATGAAATTGCACGTTTGCATGAACAAGGACATCGTGTAACTATTCTTCCCGTAGAGCAAGTGACAACGAGTAACAAGGCGGTGAGTGCATGA
- a CDS encoding aldo/keto reductase, which yields MQYSYLGKSGLKVSRICLGTMNFGPITDEKEAFRIMDAALDAGVNFFDTANIYGWRENSGLTEEIIGRWFSQGGGRREKVVLATKVYGSMHDENDGPNNEAGLSAYKIRRHLEGSLRRLQTDHIELYQMHHVDPVVTWDELWHAFENAVHQGKIGYVGSSNFAAWQIAIAQSEAKNRHFLGLVSEQHKYSLNCRLPELEVLPAAKELGLGVIPWSPLDGGLLGRNALQKLEGTRSGGISERIERQQSQLEQFAALCRELGEPQDTVALAWVAANPAVTAPIIGPRTLEQFETSLKCLEVTLDEEVLKRLDEIFPGPGGHAPNAYAW from the coding sequence ATGCAATATTCGTATTTGGGTAAATCCGGTCTCAAGGTTAGTCGCATTTGTCTCGGTACCATGAATTTTGGACCCATCACAGACGAGAAAGAAGCCTTTCGCATTATGGATGCCGCGCTGGATGCAGGAGTGAATTTTTTTGATACCGCTAACATTTATGGCTGGCGTGAGAATTCGGGTCTGACAGAAGAGATTATTGGCCGTTGGTTCAGCCAAGGTGGCGGCAGACGTGAGAAGGTTGTACTTGCAACCAAAGTCTACGGCTCCATGCATGATGAGAACGATGGTCCCAACAATGAGGCTGGGCTATCCGCATATAAAATTAGACGTCATCTGGAAGGTTCCCTGCGCCGCCTGCAAACAGATCACATTGAACTGTATCAAATGCACCATGTTGATCCTGTTGTTACCTGGGACGAGCTATGGCATGCGTTTGAGAACGCCGTGCATCAGGGGAAAATTGGCTATGTAGGTTCAAGTAACTTTGCGGCTTGGCAGATTGCCATTGCACAGAGTGAAGCTAAAAACCGCCATTTCCTTGGTCTCGTTTCTGAACAGCATAAGTATAGCCTCAATTGTCGTTTACCTGAGCTCGAGGTTCTTCCAGCCGCTAAAGAATTAGGCTTAGGGGTCATTCCATGGAGTCCGCTGGATGGTGGATTGCTCGGACGTAACGCTCTCCAGAAGCTTGAAGGAACGCGTAGTGGCGGAATCTCTGAACGGATCGAACGTCAGCAATCCCAACTTGAGCAATTTGCGGCGTTGTGTCGTGAACTTGGTGAGCCACAAGATACAGTAGCCCTTGCTTGGGTAGCTGCGAATCCAGCAGTTACAGCACCTATTATCGGCCCACGTACACTAGAGCAGTTTGAGACTTCGCTCAAATGTCTGGAAGTTACGTTAGATGAGGAAGTTCTTAAGCGCTTAGATGAGATTTTCCCAGGCCCTGGTGGACATGCCCCGAACGCTTATGCGTGGTAA
- a CDS encoding peroxiredoxin: MAERLVGRPAPDFAMETVSGDGQDFGSVKLSDYRGKWLVFFFYPLDFTFVCPTEITALSVAAEQFKALDTEILGVSVDSVHSHKAWINTPVDSNGLGQLNFPLASDITKQVAKDYGVLIEEEGVALRGLFIIDPEGELKYQVVNHNDVGRSVEETLRVLQALQSGGLCAMNWKPGDNNL, from the coding sequence ATGGCAGAACGTTTGGTTGGTAGACCAGCACCAGATTTCGCAATGGAAACAGTATCAGGAGACGGACAAGATTTCGGTTCCGTGAAGCTGTCCGATTACCGTGGCAAATGGCTCGTATTCTTCTTTTATCCTTTGGACTTCACATTTGTGTGCCCAACTGAAATTACAGCTTTGAGCGTTGCTGCAGAGCAATTCAAAGCTTTGGATACTGAAATCCTCGGCGTGAGCGTGGACTCTGTACACAGCCACAAAGCTTGGATCAACACACCTGTAGACAGCAATGGTCTGGGTCAATTGAACTTCCCGCTCGCTTCTGATATCACGAAGCAAGTGGCTAAAGATTACGGCGTTCTGATCGAAGAAGAAGGCGTTGCATTGCGCGGCTTGTTCATCATCGATCCAGAAGGCGAATTGAAATACCAAGTAGTTAACCACAATGATGTAGGCCGTAGTGTTGAAGAAACACTTCGTGTACTGCAAGCACTGCAATCCGGCGGATTGTGTGCAATGAACTGGAAACCAGGCGACAACAACCTGTAA
- a CDS encoding PAS domain-containing sensor histidine kinase, which yields MISEIQDTVPQLTNGFPPVPLDNNKYENVLEHLDSGIMLFDSNGVLTFINVQMAKLLELPRSLLNGCTLMQMMHLPQMSRFKKKKILRIYRETIFHRKRYHELIDEYGRHWLVTVTYGDQMDGDFLFSVKDVSDYKQIEQTAYQNDKLAMLGRISASIAHEIRNPLTAIRGFIQLLRPHLLQLGKDEYARIILTEIDRANDIIYEFLNSSKPSAPQKTIMSVDSLLKEVVLLTESEGLMKGCEITLDEAELPLNVSIDVKQIKQVILNMVKNAMDAIEDVGEEHAGLIRISTSTENRFVQISIVDNGHGMDHNTLVRLFDPFFTTKESGTGLGLSVSYRIIKNHGGTISVDSKKGEGTQFRIMLPLV from the coding sequence GTGATTAGTGAAATTCAGGATACAGTCCCTCAATTAACGAATGGTTTTCCGCCTGTACCCCTGGATAACAACAAATATGAGAATGTCCTGGAGCATTTGGATAGCGGTATTATGTTGTTTGACAGCAATGGTGTGTTGACGTTTATTAACGTACAGATGGCAAAATTGTTGGAGCTCCCGCGGAGCCTGCTTAACGGATGCACCCTCATGCAAATGATGCATCTTCCCCAGATGAGCCGATTCAAGAAAAAGAAAATTTTACGTATTTATCGGGAAACCATATTCCATCGTAAGCGATATCATGAACTAATTGATGAGTATGGCAGGCACTGGTTGGTCACGGTTACCTATGGAGATCAGATGGATGGAGATTTTCTGTTCAGTGTTAAGGATGTATCCGACTACAAACAAATTGAACAGACGGCCTATCAAAATGACAAGCTTGCGATGTTGGGGAGAATTTCTGCATCGATTGCTCATGAGATTCGCAACCCACTGACAGCCATTCGGGGATTCATCCAGCTGCTACGCCCGCACTTGTTGCAATTAGGGAAGGACGAGTACGCCAGAATCATTCTAACTGAAATCGATCGAGCCAACGATATTATCTACGAATTCCTAAATTCCTCCAAACCGTCAGCGCCCCAGAAAACCATCATGTCTGTGGACTCTTTGCTCAAAGAGGTGGTCTTGCTGACTGAAAGTGAAGGCTTAATGAAGGGGTGCGAGATTACCCTGGATGAAGCAGAGTTGCCATTGAATGTTTCGATCGATGTGAAACAGATTAAACAGGTTATTTTAAATATGGTCAAAAATGCAATGGATGCAATTGAAGATGTGGGTGAAGAACATGCTGGCTTAATTCGAATATCCACCAGCACGGAAAATAGATTTGTTCAGATCTCTATCGTGGATAACGGTCATGGAATGGATCACAATACGCTTGTACGTTTGTTCGATCCGTTCTTTACCACAAAAGAAAGCGGCACAGGACTTGGGTTGTCTGTCAGTTATCGCATTATTAAGAATCATGGAGGCACGATCTCTGTGGATAGCAAAAAAGGGGAAGGCACACAATTTAGAATTATGCTCCCCCTTGTGTAA
- the leuB gene encoding 3-isopropylmalate dehydrogenase, translating to MAEVKKIAVIAGDGIGPEVVAEAEKVLKRTEEVFGYRFETEHALFGGIAIDEKGTPLPEETLTVCKSADAVLLGAVGGPKWDNNSKELRPETGLLGIRKALGLFSNLRPAVVFDCLKDASTLKPEVLEGTDLMVVRELTGGIYFGEKFRREGSQGEEAVDTCVYNVTEVERIVRQAFEIAQGRRKKLASVDKANVLETSRLWREVVNRVAPDYPDVEVEHVLVDNCAMQLLRRPASFDVIVTENMFGDILSDEAAMLTGSIGMLASASLGEGSFGLYEPVHGSAPDIAGQGLANPIATILSLALMFRTTFGYAEGADAIEAAVSNVLNAGHRTSDIAVDKSTAISTTEMGDLIVAAIQKQA from the coding sequence ATGGCAGAAGTGAAAAAAATTGCAGTCATTGCTGGAGATGGAATCGGACCAGAAGTCGTAGCTGAGGCTGAAAAAGTACTTAAACGCACAGAGGAAGTATTCGGTTATCGTTTTGAAACAGAACATGCTTTATTTGGCGGAATTGCCATTGATGAGAAGGGTACACCGCTTCCTGAAGAAACGTTGACGGTATGTAAAAGTGCTGACGCAGTACTGCTTGGAGCTGTAGGCGGTCCTAAATGGGATAATAATAGCAAGGAGTTGCGTCCTGAAACGGGTCTGCTTGGTATTCGTAAAGCACTTGGGCTTTTCTCCAATCTACGCCCGGCAGTTGTATTTGATTGCTTGAAAGACGCATCTACACTGAAACCGGAAGTGCTGGAAGGTACGGATCTCATGGTTGTACGGGAGCTGACTGGCGGAATTTATTTCGGCGAGAAATTCAGACGTGAAGGCTCACAAGGGGAAGAAGCTGTAGACACTTGCGTATATAATGTAACGGAAGTGGAGCGCATCGTTCGTCAAGCATTCGAAATTGCTCAAGGCCGTCGCAAAAAACTCGCTTCCGTAGACAAAGCGAACGTACTGGAAACATCCCGCCTCTGGCGTGAGGTCGTTAACCGGGTAGCACCGGATTATCCGGACGTTGAAGTGGAACATGTACTTGTTGACAACTGTGCAATGCAGTTGCTCCGTCGCCCAGCTAGCTTTGACGTGATTGTAACGGAAAATATGTTTGGCGATATTTTGAGTGATGAAGCAGCAATGCTGACAGGCTCGATCGGTATGCTCGCATCTGCATCTCTTGGAGAAGGCAGCTTTGGTCTGTATGAACCGGTACACGGTTCTGCACCGGATATTGCGGGTCAAGGTTTGGCGAATCCAATTGCAACGATTCTATCACTTGCTCTGATGTTCCGTACAACCTTTGGATATGCTGAAGGAGCAGACGCGATTGAAGCAGCTGTATCGAATGTGCTGAACGCAGGACATCGTACTAGCGATATTGCTGTAGATAAGAGCACAGCGATCAGTACAACGGAGATGGGCGACTTGATCGTCGCAGCGATCCAGAAACAGGCGTAA